The Deltaproteobacteria bacterium genome window below encodes:
- a CDS encoding DUF190 domain-containing protein: MTKMTGEQILMRIFIGEMDTYGRQPLYKAIIDLLREEKLAGATVFKGIAGFGAHSVYHTDHILELSHDLPIVIEVVDAQEKIDSILPRLDEMVQEGLITMEKVKVIKYTYKGEKK, encoded by the coding sequence ATGACAAAGATGACAGGCGAGCAAATCCTCATGAGGATATTTATAGGGGAGATGGATACCTACGGCAGACAGCCCTTATACAAGGCAATCATTGATTTACTCAGGGAAGAAAAACTTGCAGGCGCTACAGTATTTAAAGGCATAGCAGGTTTTGGCGCGCACAGCGTTTATCATACAGACCATATCCTTGAACTCTCCCATGATTTGCCAATAGTAATAGAGGTTGTGGATGCACAGGAAAAGATAGACAGCATACTCCCCAGACTTGATGAGATGGTTCAGGAGGGCTTAATTACAATGGAAAAGGTTAAGGTTATAAAATACACATACAAGGGTGAGAAAAAATAA
- the crcB gene encoding fluoride efflux transporter CrcB, whose protein sequence is MSLIGLGGFFGSIARYLLSGWTYKLFGTTLPHGTLLVNVIGSFLLGLIMELSIRSALISDELRIAFTIGFLGAFTTFSTFSYETYKLLEDGSLFLAGANIVLNLFLCLFAVWFGIILAKII, encoded by the coding sequence ATCTCTTTAATTGGTTTGGGAGGTTTTTTTGGTTCGATAGCAAGGTATCTCCTGTCGGGCTGGACATATAAATTGTTTGGCACAACCCTCCCGCATGGAACGCTTTTAGTTAATGTAATTGGCTCATTCCTTCTTGGGCTTATAATGGAATTAAGCATAAGAAGCGCTCTTATATCAGATGAACTTCGCATAGCATTTACAATTGGCTTTCTCGGTGCATTCACCACATTTTCCACATTCAGTTATGAGACATACAAACTTCTAGAGGACGGCAGTTTGTTTCTTGCAGGAGCAAATATTGTATTAAATCTTTTTTTATGTCTTTTTGCAGTATGGTTTGGAATAATTCTGGCAAAGATAATTTAA